The proteins below come from a single Alnus glutinosa chromosome 9, dhAlnGlut1.1, whole genome shotgun sequence genomic window:
- the LOC133876871 gene encoding receptor-like protein 9DC3, with protein sequence MSGTHLKVLNLSKNKLNSTIPDAFPDNCGLQTLALNKNQFEGGLPKSLANCSWLEVLDIGNNHIEDTFPFYLNHTSLRVLVLRSNKFYGPISHPKLNAPWPMLQIIDLASNNFTGNLPTMLFSSCMAMIDRAHEAKSTLSYIKIDADGLYYQDTIAITIKNLEWELVKILTIFKNLDFSCNKFDGPIPEEIGELTLLYTLNLSHNTLTGQIPISLGKLSNLESLDLSNNKLSGNIPVQLANGLIFLSVLNLSFNQLVGQIPFIKQFATFSDNSFKGNERLCGLPLKLQCSHEKPQLPPPTYEESHWSIIEWNYISAEMGFVCGFGFVIGPLMFWKRWRIWYYKHVDDILFKIFPQLYLGKEHRRRQPFRNQGLRH encoded by the coding sequence ATGAGTGGTACACATCTTAAGGTGCTGAATCTAAGCAAAAACAAACTCAACAGCACAATTCCTGATGCATTTCCAGATAATTGTGGTTTACAAACTTTAGCTcttaataaaaaccaatttgaAGGAGGGTTACCAAAATCTTTGGCCAATTGCTCTTGGTTGGAGGTCTTGGACATTGGGAACAACCACATCGAGGATACCTTCCCATTTTACTTGAACCACACATCCTTGAGGGTTCTTGTTTTGCGATCTAACAAATTCTACGGGCCTATTTctcatccaaagcttaatgccCCCTGGCCGATGCTTCAAATTATTGACCTAGCTTCAAATAATTTTACTGGTAACCTTCCAACAATGCTTTTTTCGTCTTGCATGGCAATGATTGATCGTGCACATGAGGCGAAATCAACGCTCAGTTACATCAAGATTGATGCTGATGGTCTTTACTATCAAGATACGATAGCAATTACTATCAAGAATTTAGAATGGGAGCTGGTGAAGATCCTAACTATCTTCAAGAACCTTGACTTCTCTTGCAATAAGTTTGACGGTCCTATACCTGAAGAAATTGGAGAACTCACACTGTTGTATACTCTTAACCTGTCTCACAATACTTTAACGGGCCAAATTCCAATATCTTTGGGAAAATTGAGTAATCTTGAGTCTCTAGACCTGTCAAACAATAAGCTTTCTGGTAATATTCCTGTGCAACTCGCCAATGGTCTTATTTTCCTGTCGGTCCTAAACCTTTCATTCAACCAACTGGTGGGACAGATTCCATTCATCAAGCAATTCGCTACATTTTCAGATAATTCCTTCAAAGGAAACGAAAGATTATGTGGTTTGCCTTTGAAATTACAGTGCTCACATGAGAAGCCACAATTGCCGCCTCCAACATATGAAGAAAGTCATTGGAGTATAATTGAGTGGAATTACATAAGTGCTGAAATGGGATTTGTTTGTGGGTTTGGATTTGTAATCGGGCCCCTTATGTTCTGGAAGAGATGGAGGATATGGTATTACAAACATGTTGATGACATTCTTTTCAAGATCTTCCCTCAACTGTATCTTGGAAAAGAACATCGTCGAAGACAACCATTTAGAAATCAAGGGCTGAGGCACTAG